A genomic region of Mycobacterium sp. Aquia_213 contains the following coding sequences:
- a CDS encoding fructose bisphosphate aldolase → MNEEQRNVMASGRGFIAALDQSGGSTPKALKLYGIEQDAYDNDEQMFNLIHEMRERLITSPSFSGDRVLATILFEQTMDRAINGEDTAAFLWKQKHIVPFVKVDQGLGDAENGVQLMKPMTKLDSLLERAAALGIFGTKMRSFIQEPNEVGIKAIVDQQFEYADKIAAAGLMPIVEPEVSIKSPDKPKADGLLVAALHTKLDELPGERQVMLKLTLPDEDNRYAPLIDHPRVLRVVALSGGYSLTESCTILARNHGLIASFSRALTEGLTAQQSDAEFDEKLGSNIREIYAASIT, encoded by the coding sequence GTGAACGAAGAGCAACGCAACGTGATGGCGTCGGGGCGTGGCTTTATCGCCGCGTTGGACCAAAGCGGTGGCAGTACGCCAAAAGCCCTGAAGCTCTATGGGATTGAGCAGGACGCGTACGACAACGACGAGCAGATGTTCAACCTGATCCATGAGATGCGCGAGCGCCTGATCACGAGTCCCAGCTTTTCCGGCGACAGGGTGCTGGCAACGATCCTCTTCGAGCAGACCATGGACCGGGCCATCAACGGCGAGGACACCGCGGCGTTTCTGTGGAAGCAGAAGCACATCGTGCCGTTTGTGAAGGTCGACCAGGGGCTCGGCGACGCCGAAAACGGCGTCCAGCTCATGAAGCCGATGACCAAACTCGACTCCTTGTTGGAGCGGGCCGCCGCGTTGGGCATCTTCGGCACCAAGATGCGCTCGTTCATCCAAGAGCCCAACGAGGTGGGGATCAAGGCGATCGTCGACCAGCAATTCGAATACGCCGACAAAATCGCCGCGGCGGGGCTGATGCCGATCGTCGAGCCCGAGGTCAGCATCAAGAGCCCCGACAAGCCGAAGGCGGACGGCCTGCTGGTGGCGGCGTTGCACACCAAGCTCGACGAACTCCCGGGCGAGCGGCAGGTGATGCTCAAGCTGACGTTGCCCGACGAAGACAACCGCTACGCGCCGCTGATCGACCACCCCCGGGTGCTGCGGGTGGTCGCATTGTCCGGCGGCTACAGCCTCACCGAAAGTTGCACGATCCTGGCCCGCAATCACGGCCTGATCGCGAGCTTCTCGCGGGCCCTGACGGAGGGGCTGACCGCCCAGCAGAGCGATGCGGAATTCGACGAGAAGCTCGGGTCGAACATCCGGGAGATCTACGCCGCGTCGATCACCTAA
- a CDS encoding TetR/AcrR family transcriptional regulator, producing MPDSGRDRLLAEALKLFAAKGYAATSVADIQRASGLAPGSGALYKHFASKRELLEAAVTHRIDSIVAAREQFDAGQPGSVEQAVRTAGQLIWSNLNQSEDLLKVMLREPEELGDLDEKTWQVITDNAYQRFADELTASNRSGRTSIPDPEAAAAVAIASLSYAATLQALSGRLPGNVEEDRYFEAWVTQTVSFLAQHTNPRNR from the coding sequence ATGCCCGACTCGGGACGCGATCGATTGCTGGCGGAGGCGCTGAAGCTCTTCGCCGCTAAGGGGTACGCGGCGACATCGGTCGCCGACATCCAGCGGGCATCCGGCCTCGCCCCGGGATCGGGTGCGTTGTACAAGCACTTCGCCTCCAAGCGTGAGCTGCTGGAGGCGGCGGTGACCCACCGGATCGACAGCATCGTGGCCGCGCGAGAGCAGTTCGACGCCGGGCAGCCGGGCAGCGTCGAGCAGGCGGTGCGCACCGCTGGCCAGCTGATCTGGAGCAACCTGAACCAGAGCGAAGATTTGCTCAAGGTCATGCTGCGCGAACCCGAAGAGCTCGGCGATCTCGACGAGAAGACGTGGCAGGTCATCACCGACAACGCCTATCAGCGGTTCGCCGACGAGCTGACGGCGTCCAATCGCTCCGGCCGTACCAGCATTCCCGATCCCGAGGCCGCCGCGGCCGTGGCGATCGCTTCCTTGTCCTACGCGGCGACGCTGCAGGCGCTGTCCGGCCGCTTACCGGGCAACGTCGAGGAGGACCGCTATTTCGAGGCCTGGGTCACCCAGACGGTCAGCTTCCTCGCGCAGCACACCAACCCCAGAAACCGTTGA